In the Ctenopharyngodon idella isolate HZGC_01 chromosome 4, HZGC01, whole genome shotgun sequence genome, one interval contains:
- the LOC127511173 gene encoding bifunctional apoptosis regulator-like isoform X1, with amino-acid sequence MDVQIAIESDFSDSEESTADLLEPDFTCHCCYEVLVDPTTLTCGHSFCRHCLATWWASALPSVRTDCPECRAIWQGFPEVNILLRDAVVKLFPADVSRRKQAVLSDPWLCRVLQAFQQHGKRPVRHAAPQPVNQNLPQINLREIRDGIVAALICLTMIVLVYRTFTADPSHETLLSKPLNRWSVTDVTLWVEHLGVWTNQYKETFSREQIDGRSLSALSDEDLSAAPFMIENQSHRRIILEELHRLKETGVTRPQTLWEYKEVNPGMTLFLLISLSNFPRLTLLYLYLFDYDVTFLPFIQTVCPSNKPLQDWPGWQQWAEFLLMYFLLPYQLLTAFSWHWLSVHYWTAGVIIVHATLLTVLDICIYWTLWRRGEMRMLPKMLWLQVIAVVLNSSLCVLLWPLLPLLMINIEIYTQLYVSLFFTAARVKQTLLQTERPQRP; translated from the exons ATGGACGTGCAGATTGCCATAGAGTCGGATTTCAGTGACTCTGAGGAGTCGACGGCGGATTTGTTAGAGCCTGATTTCACGTGTCACTGCTGCTATGAGGTGCTGGTCGATCCCACGACGCTGACCTGCGGACACAGCTTCTGCCGCCACTGCCTGGCCACATGGTGGGCGTCTGCGCTTCCCAGCGTCCGGACCGACTGCCCAGAATGCCGAGCGATATGGCAGGGCTTTCCCGAAGTCAACATCCTACTCCG ggatGCGGTGGTGAAGCTGTTTCCGGCTGACGTGAGCCGACGGAAGCAGGCCGTCCTGAGCGATCCATGGCTCTGCCGCGTTCTCCAGGCGTTCCAGCAGCACGGGAAGAGACCGGTGCGTCATGCAGCTCCACAACCAGTGAACCAGAACCTACCGCAGATCAACCTTAGAGAGATTCGGGATGGAATTGTGGCGGCGCTGATCTGCTTGACT atgatAGTGTTGGTGTATCGCACCTTCACTGCCGACCCCAGTCATGAGACGCTGCTCAGTAAACCGCTCAACAGGTGGAGCGTTACTGATGTCACGCTGTGGGTGGAGCATCTTGGAGTCTGGACCAATCAGTATAAAGAAACATTCAGCCGGGAGCAGATCGACGGCAG aTCACTCTCTGCTCTCAGCGATGAAGATCTGTCTGCGGCTCCGTTCATGATTGAGAATCAGTCTCACAGACGGATCATTCTGGAGGAGCTGCACAGACTTAAAGAGACCGGAGTCACACGACCACAGACGCTCTGGGAGTACAAG GAGGTGAATCCAGGGATGACTTTGTTTCTGCTGATCAGTCTGAGTAACTTCCCGCGTCTGACGCTGCTCTACCTCTACCTGTTTGATTATGATGTCACCTTTCTGCCCTTCATTCAAACCGTCTGTCCATCCAATAAGCCACTG CAGGATTGGCCAGGCTGGCAGCAGTGGGCGGAGTTTCTGCTGATGTACTTCCTGTTGCCCTATCAGCTGCTGACTGCATTCTCCTGGCATTGGCTGAGCGTACATTACTGGACAGCAGGTGTCATTATTGTTCATGCCACGTTACTGACGGTTCTGGACATCTGTATCTATTGGACGCTGTGGAGGAGGGGAGAGATGAG GATGCTCCCTAAGATGCTTTGGCTTCAGGTGATAGCAGTGGTGTTAAACTCATCTCTGTGTGTGCTGCTGTGGCCGCTGCTCCCTCTCTTAATGATTAACATTGAGATCTACACTCAGCTGTACGTCAGCCTCTTCTTCACTGCAGCACGGGTGAAACAAACACTCCTGCAGACAGAGAGACCGCAGAGGCcctga
- the LOC127511173 gene encoding bifunctional apoptosis regulator-like isoform X2, whose translation MDVQIAIESDFSDSEESTADLLEPDFTCHCCYEVLVDPTTLTCGHSFCRHCLATWWASALPSVRTDCPECRAIWQGFPEVNILLRDAVVKLFPADVSRRKQAVLSDPWLCRVLQAFQQHGKRPVRHAAPQPVNQNLPQINLREIRDGIVAALICLTMIVLVYRTFTADPSHETLLSKPLNRWSVTDVTLWVEHLGVWTNQYKETFSREQIDGRSLSALSDEDLSAAPFMIENQSHRRIILEELHRLKETGVTRPQTLWEYKEVNPGMTLFLLISLSNFPRLTLLYLYLFDYDVTFLPFIQTVCPSNKPLDWPGWQQWAEFLLMYFLLPYQLLTAFSWHWLSVHYWTAGVIIVHATLLTVLDICIYWTLWRRGEMRMLPKMLWLQVIAVVLNSSLCVLLWPLLPLLMINIEIYTQLYVSLFFTAARVKQTLLQTERPQRP comes from the exons ATGGACGTGCAGATTGCCATAGAGTCGGATTTCAGTGACTCTGAGGAGTCGACGGCGGATTTGTTAGAGCCTGATTTCACGTGTCACTGCTGCTATGAGGTGCTGGTCGATCCCACGACGCTGACCTGCGGACACAGCTTCTGCCGCCACTGCCTGGCCACATGGTGGGCGTCTGCGCTTCCCAGCGTCCGGACCGACTGCCCAGAATGCCGAGCGATATGGCAGGGCTTTCCCGAAGTCAACATCCTACTCCG ggatGCGGTGGTGAAGCTGTTTCCGGCTGACGTGAGCCGACGGAAGCAGGCCGTCCTGAGCGATCCATGGCTCTGCCGCGTTCTCCAGGCGTTCCAGCAGCACGGGAAGAGACCGGTGCGTCATGCAGCTCCACAACCAGTGAACCAGAACCTACCGCAGATCAACCTTAGAGAGATTCGGGATGGAATTGTGGCGGCGCTGATCTGCTTGACT atgatAGTGTTGGTGTATCGCACCTTCACTGCCGACCCCAGTCATGAGACGCTGCTCAGTAAACCGCTCAACAGGTGGAGCGTTACTGATGTCACGCTGTGGGTGGAGCATCTTGGAGTCTGGACCAATCAGTATAAAGAAACATTCAGCCGGGAGCAGATCGACGGCAG aTCACTCTCTGCTCTCAGCGATGAAGATCTGTCTGCGGCTCCGTTCATGATTGAGAATCAGTCTCACAGACGGATCATTCTGGAGGAGCTGCACAGACTTAAAGAGACCGGAGTCACACGACCACAGACGCTCTGGGAGTACAAG GAGGTGAATCCAGGGATGACTTTGTTTCTGCTGATCAGTCTGAGTAACTTCCCGCGTCTGACGCTGCTCTACCTCTACCTGTTTGATTATGATGTCACCTTTCTGCCCTTCATTCAAACCGTCTGTCCATCCAATAAGCCACTG GATTGGCCAGGCTGGCAGCAGTGGGCGGAGTTTCTGCTGATGTACTTCCTGTTGCCCTATCAGCTGCTGACTGCATTCTCCTGGCATTGGCTGAGCGTACATTACTGGACAGCAGGTGTCATTATTGTTCATGCCACGTTACTGACGGTTCTGGACATCTGTATCTATTGGACGCTGTGGAGGAGGGGAGAGATGAG GATGCTCCCTAAGATGCTTTGGCTTCAGGTGATAGCAGTGGTGTTAAACTCATCTCTGTGTGTGCTGCTGTGGCCGCTGCTCCCTCTCTTAATGATTAACATTGAGATCTACACTCAGCTGTACGTCAGCCTCTTCTTCACTGCAGCACGGGTGAAACAAACACTCCTGCAGACAGAGAGACCGCAGAGGCcctga